The Candidatus Eremiobacteraceae bacterium genome segment GGTCCAGATGAATCTCGACCGCTCCCTGTATCTATCACGAAAGCGTGGTCCAATCCACTATATGAATGAAAGCGGCCGTCTTCTAGTCGTAGGTCTAACGTCTCCAAAATCGGGCCGTCGGAGGTAACCGAAGGGCGCCGCTAAACAACCATATTCTCGGAAAACTGAAGACGGCGCCGATTTTTTCGCGTGCCGACGGGAGGAGACTGGAGTGAGGCTATTCTCGCGCATCCTAGGTTTGGCCATCGTGGCACTGGCGCTGTGTTCGCAATCCGCGACGGCTGCTCAGCGCTATTATGGTACGCCGGTGTACGTCACCGGGATTCCCGACCACGTCAATTACGCTACGCTCAACGCGCAGCGGCAAGCGGGAATCACGATACCGTTCTTCCAGAACACGGTCACATCGCCGCTCGACGGCCACACGTATACATTCCAAATCGCGGGAACCGATCCGACGTTGGCACCCGCATCGACGACCATCCAGTACGTACCGGTCGCTCTCGTCGTCCATTTCTCGAACGGCGCAGTTCTCGATCCTCGCCTGCCGGGATGCAACGACACGAAATCCGTTAAGGCGCGCTTCTTCAGGTCGCCGCTCTTCACGAACGCGAGTCTCGTCTCGAACGGCATCAACGTCGGCACCACGCAGATCATCGACGCCTTCCAGCGCGCCGAGTTCTGGTCGCTCGTCGGCGGCACGGGCTATCACATGCTGCTCGCGCCTTCGGCCGCGGTCAAAGTCGTCAACATCACCGCGCCCTCCGGTTCGACCGCGGTGACGGGCGCTTGCTCGGGTTCGGGTCACGACCTCGGTGAGATCCCGTTCTTCGCGTGGGATTCGATCGTCCGGACCGAAGTCACGAAGTTCGCGCAGCCGAACCAGCTCCCGGTCATCATGGCGTACAACATCGTCCTGACGTCCGGCGGCTGCTGCATCATCGGTTACCACAATGCGTTCGGCACGGGCAACGGCACGCAGACGTACGCATACGGCGCTTACACTGACGCCGGCATCTTCAGTGGCGGTCTCCAAGACATCCACGCGTACACGCACGAGATCGGCGAATGGGCGAACGATCCGTTCGTCAATAACGCGACGCCCGCGTGGGGTCACGTCGGACAGGTCAGCGGTTGCCAGAACAATCTCGAAGTCGGCGATCCGTTGACCGGCACGGCGTTCCTCGTCACGAAGAACGGGTTCACGTACCATCCGCAAGAGCTGGCGTTCTTCGATTGGTTCTTCCGGACGCCGTCGAAAGGCACCGGCGGCAAGTTCTCGTTCGAGGGCAAGTTCACGATGGCCCAAGGCGCTTGCCACTGACGAGGATCGTAGCCTCAGCCTAGACCGTGGCGGTCGAGCTAAAGCTCGACCGCTACATTTTTGTCAAAGGCGAGGCCGCGGCGGTCGAGATAAAGCTCGACCGCTCCCCATTTCCTTTATGACGAGATAAAGCTCGACCGCTCCCCATTTCCCTTATGACGAGATAAATCTCGACCGCTCCCCATTTCCTTTGTGGCGAGCTAAAACTCGACCGTTCCCTTGCTTTCGAGCCCTATGGCGAGGTCGCGAGTTAGCCCCATGACCTAGGTCCCACGAGCAACGTATAGCCCTTGCTTGCCTGGCGACGTCTGCGCGATACGTGCTCTGCACGCATCTAGAACGTCATGCGATCGAAGCAATTTACGGCCATCGCTCGACACCAAAAAAAACCTCTCTAGAACATCGGTCCCGTTCTCATATGATGCCGAATCGACTGAAAATTTTCAAACGTGTCGCGCCGAAAAATTTTCAAAAAATTGAGGCGATTGGTCCGAAGGACACGCAAAGGAACGGTGTGAAATGACGCCACCTTCGTTTGAGCAGATCTTCGTCATGTCGTACGCGGCGACGCGTGACAACGGGCCGGAGAAAAGCGCAGGCGAATATCGGATGAAGTTGCATGCCCCTGTGGGCATTGCAGTTTCCCGCTGCTTGAGGAGGAAAAACAAACATGCGAGTTACCCGCATTGGGTATGCGCTCGGCGTCGCCGCGGCGGTCGCGGTCTTCGCCGGCTGTTCCGGCAACGGATCGTCGCTCGGATCAGTCGCGCAGTCGCCGACGATGGGCGGACAGGCGATCGTGAGAAATCACCCGGCGTCCGTTCTCCCGTCGCGTTATCTCAGAGCTTTCCCGCAGAGCAACCAGGTCACTGGCCACAACTGGCAATCGGTCAAGCCGAATGCGAACACGACGTACGTCATCGGCTGCCAGTTCTTCAGCGGCTTCTGCAACATGTATGTCCAGAACCATAACACCGTTGTCGGCCAGATCTTCGAGTCGTATGTCAACGGTCTGTGCCAAGACAACCTCGGCAACGTGTACATCCCGGATGGCGGAGCTCAGACGGTCAGCGTGTATGCGCACGGCAGCACGACGGCCTTCAGAACACTCGCAGCCGGTGACGGCAACCAGCCGTCGACGTGCACGGTCGGCAACAACGGCACCGTCTACGTCGGCGACATCACCGCCGCCGAAGTCGCTGTCTATCCGGCGGGCCACAACAGCCCGACGCGTTTCATCTCGGTTCCCGACGCGGTTAGCGGCTTTGTCGGCGGCGTTTCCGTTGACGAGCTCCCGTCGCGCAACAACCTCGCGGTCTCGTTCGAGGGCGCGGGCGGTGTGGGCGTCGACACGTTCACGCACGCGAAGGGCTCGGGGAGCAGGCTTGTCAACACGACCGGTCTTGCCGGCGTAGTGTACGACAAGAATGAGAACCTCGTCCTGACCGACGACGGACTCGGCGAGTGGGAAGTATACAATGGAAGCTTCTGCAACGCCCAGCTCTCGACGAACGGTGGCGACGCGATCTTCAGCACGCTCAACCATCCGAACACGCGCATCATCAGCGGTGACTTCGTCAACAGCGAACTCATCAGCCAGACGTATGCGTTCTGCACGGGCGGCGGCACCAATCCGAAGATCTACACTGGCTTTGTCTCCGGCGACGACGTCGAAGGCGTTGCCATGAGCCCTGGTCAGACCAACTAAACTCGGCTTAGTTAGAACAGCCGGAATGGGTGAGGCGGGCGCTCCGGCGTCCGCCTCACTCTTTTCACCAGGACGAACGAACGCGAACACGGCAATCTAGTGCACTCATACCTTCATAACGGATTCGGAGCCGTCATGCGAAGTTCAACCGGGTTATCATTCATCTGCGCAGTCGCACTCGCGATCACACTCGCCGCTTGCGGCGGCGGCGGCGGTGGAAGCCAATCGGTGTTGGGTGGTCCGCATCCATCGCCGTCGCCCTCGCCGACAGGCAACCCGCTTTCTCGCATCCAGCATATCGTCATCATCGAGCTCGAAAATCGCTCGTTCGACAGCTATTTCGGCACGTATCCTGGCGTCAACGGCATCCCGCCGAACCCGAACTGCAATCCCGACCCGAAAACCGGCCAGTGCATCTTGCCGTGGCACAATTCGAATCTCATCAACTACGGCGGGCCGCACAGCACGAACGACATGTACAAGGACATCGACGGCGGCAAGCTCGACGGCTTCATCGAGTCGGCTGAGAGCGGCTTCGGCGGTTTCGAGGACCCGTCGCCCGACGACGTCATGGGCTACCACACGTGCGCCGAGATCCCGGTCTACTGCAACCTTGCGGCGGCGAACACGCTGGCCGACAATCATTTCGCCGCCTCGAACACGTGGAGCGCGATCGCGCACCTCTATCTCGTGTCGGCGTGGTCGGCGAAATGCGTATCGTCCGATCCGATGAGCTGCGCGTACTCGGGCAACGTCACACTCGGCGCCGACGACTTGGCATGGACCGACATCACGTGGCTGCTGCACAAGAACAACGTCAGCTGGAAGTTCTACGCTTTCAAATTGGCCGGCAACGGCCAGCTCGGACCGTTCAATCGCCAGAATGACGGCGAAGAGCCGGAAGCGGTGGGGGTCAAGACCGGTACCGGGGCGCCCGCGACCGATTGGAACCCGCTCCCCGATTTCGACGACGTCAACCAAGACGGCGAGCTCGGGAACATCGTGCCGGGCGGCAACTTCCCGCTCGATGCGAAGGCCGGACTGCTGCCTTCCGTCGCGTGGGTGACGCCCGGCTTCGCGGACAGCGATCATCCCGCCGAGTCGATCCAAGGCGGGCAGACGTTCGTGACCGACATGCTGCGTGCGCTCGACAAGGGCCCCGACGCGTCGTCGACGATCGTGCTGCTCACGTGGGATGAATGGGGCGGCTTCTACGACCACGTCATCCCAGTACAGATCGACCAGGGCGGCTACGGCTTCCGCACGCCGCTCATCATCATCGGGCCGATGGTGAGGCACGGCTTCATCGACCACCAGCTCTTGACGAGCGACTCGTACTTGAAGCTCATCGAGGATCGGTTCTTGGGGGGCCAACGGCTCGACCCGACGACCGACGGCCGGCCGGATTCGAGACCGGACGTCCGCGAGACGCAGCCCGGACTGGGCGATATCATCAACGACCTGACGAACTAGGGGGCCGGCCCGGGGTTTGGACGCATAGCGGACGCCCCGGGCCGTATCATGTGGCCATGGCGCGAAGCGAACACCGATTTGTCGTCAAGGTCTGGCATGAGGAGGGGTTGGGAGGTCCCGGCGGCTGGCGCGGCGCGGTCGATCATCTAGGACACGACCGCCGTCTCTATTTCTCGTCGCTCGGGGACCTTATGGACTTCATCCGCGCTCGGATGACCGCGGAAGACGCGGAACCGTCGACGCCTCGCCGGCCGAGCTAGGGCCGACAAGAGCGCCCCTCGCGCGGAGCGAATCGCCGACCGTGGGCACTTCTCCGGCTGCCGCACCCTTGCGCATCTATCTGCTGGGGCAGCCGCGCTTCGAGGCGGCCGGCGCACCGTACCGTTTCACCGCGCCGCCGAAGGCGCTGCCGCTGCTCGCCTTGCTCGTGCTGCGCCGCGTCGCACCGGTGCCTCGCGAGAAGATCGCCTTCACCATCTGGGAGGACGAGACCGAGGAAGACGCGCGCGCGAACCTGCGCCGCCACATCTACCACCTCCAGCGTGCCCTCCCACCGCCGCCACGCGCGTCATCGCCGTGGGTCGTCTCCGACGGCGATTCGATCCAATGGAATCCGGAATCGGGCGCGTCGACCGACGTCGACGATTTCGAACGTCTGGCGAGCAGCGAGCGCGATCGGGCTGCGGCGGTCGAGCTGTACGGCGGCGATCTGCTCGAGGGATCGTACGACGAGTGGCTATTCGCCGATCGCGACCGGCTGCGCAACCTTTATCATTCGATCCTCGCCGAGCTCGTCGTCGAGTGCCGCGGACGGCGCGATCTCCAGCGCGCGGCCGGCTACGCGCAACGCATCCTCAACAGCGATCCGTGGCGAGAAGATGCGGTCCGCCATCTCATGGCGGTGCGCTACGAATCCGGCGACCGCGCCGGCGCTATCGCGGCGTATCAGCAATTCGACCGGCGGCTGCGCGACGAGATGGGCGTCGAGCCGATGCAGGACACGGTCGCGCTGCGCGATCTCATCATGCACAACGAACCGCTGCCGTCGGTGCTCCTGCCTACGGGCGCGCCTGCTTCGCTATCAGGCATGTCGCGCGTCGACGACGATGAAGGATCGCGAGGCGCGTCATCGTCGCCGCTCTTGCCGTTCGTCGGTCGTGACGACGAGATGGAACGGCTTCGGATGTCGTGGAGCCGCGCAGCGCGCGGGCGCGGCCGAATCGTGCTCATCGGCGGCGAGGCGGGCATCGGCAAGTCGCGTCTCGCAGGCGAGTTCGCGCTCCAAGCGCAGGCGCAGGGCGGCCGAGTGCTCATGGGGACGACGACGTATCCGGAAGGCAAGCCGTTCCAAGCGATCGCCGATGCGTTGCGCGGCGCGGCGTCGCTGCTCGTCGCTTTAGATATCGCGCCGATCTGGCTCGGCGTCGCGACGCAAGCCGTTCCGGAACTCCGCGTCCGCAAGTCCGACCTGCCGACGCCGCCCGACGTCGAACCGGCGCACGAGCGCATGCGGCTGTTCGAAGCGTTCGCCGTGTGCTTCGAAGCGCTCGCAAAACAGCGGCCGCTCGTCGTGATCCTCGAAGACCTGCACTGGGCGGGCGAAGCGACGATCGCGGCGTTGCAGTTCATCGTGCGCCGGCTCGCGCAGCAGCCCGTCCTCGTCATCGCGACGTATCGCGAGGAGGACGCGCCGCGCGTGCACCCGCTGCGCCGGATGCGTCGCGAGCTGCAGGAGGAGAACATCCTGTTCACGCTTGCGCCGACGCCGCTCGGCCGCGATCACGTCGCCGATCTGCTCGGCCGGATCGGAGCTTCGAGCGGAGCGGCGATCGCACCCGAGAGCGAGGCCGGCGCATTGCGCGAACGATGTGCCGGCAATCCGCTGTTCTTGAACGAGCTCATACAAGGCATGCGCGAGCACGGCGGTGGCGCGGGCGGCGCCGGTGCTGGTGCCGGCGCCGCGCTCCCGGTGACGACGCGCCAGGCGATCGCGCAGCGCGTTTCGCGCCTCGACGATCGTGCGCGTGCGGTCGCGGAGATCGCCGCGGTCATCGGGCAGGGCTTCGACGTCGATCTCGTCAGCGACGTCAGCGGCTGGTCCGAGAACGACGTCCTCGACGGCTTGAGCCAGCTCATCGACCGGCGCATCGTCAAAGAATCCGGGCGACGCAGCGGCTACGCGTATGCGTTCACGCACCACCTCGTGCAGGACACGATCTACGGGCAGATCGCCGACGATGCCCGCTCGACGCGCCACCGGCGCGTCGCGCGCGCGTTGGAAGAGACGTTTCCCGAGCGTATCGGCGAGTTGGCCGCCGAGATCGCGCGGCACCGCGAGCTCGGGCTCGAGCCGGAGGCTGCGGCGACGGCGTATCTCACCGCCGCTCGTCGCGCGTTCGACGTCTACGCGTACGATGAAGCGCTCATCCATCTCGATCGCTGCGTGAGGCTCGACAGCGCCGGCACGCTTCGCCGCGAGGCGCTCGGCCTGCGCGAGACGATCCGTTCGCGAAGCGGCTTGCGGCAAGCGCAGCGCGAGGATCTCGACGCGCTCGAACGATTGGCGGCGGAATCGGGCGATCCGGTCTTCGTCTGCGACGTGCTGCGGCGCTCGATCTTCTACGCGCGTGCGGTCGGCGAGCCGGAGCGCGAAGGCGCGCTCGTCGAAGAATTCGCGGCGCTTGCGGCGGCCTCAGGCGACAAGCGGGTCCGCGCGGAATCGCTCGTCACGAAGGCCGCGTACGCGGCGCTCGTCGGCGACCACGACCTCGGGATGAGCGCCGCGACTGAAGCGCTGGGCATGTATCAAGAGCTCGGCGACGCCGCCGGCCAATGGGATGCGCAGTGCCGGCGTTTCGAAATCGAAGCGAGCACCGGCGGATTCGAGACGACGATGACGATGCTCGGCGAGCTGCGCAAGATCGTCGCGGTGACGGGCGACCGCTATCTGCTCGTCCGAGCGCTCACGTCGGCGACGCACGCGGCGATCGCGAGCCAGCACTATGAGGCGTGTCTCGAACTCGCGGCCGAGGCGCGCGATCTCTTCAAACGCATCGGCGATCGCGACGCCGAGGCGGACGTCGTCATGCACGAGGCATCGGCGCTCAACCGGATGTCGCAGTTCGAGCAAGCGCGGAGGCGTTACGAAGAGGCGGCCGCGCTGTACGCTTCGATCGGGAGGCGTCAGGGGCTGGCCGCGGTCGCCGTCAACAGCGGTCTCGTGAGCGTCCACCTCGGGCTGCTCGACGAGGCGGAAGAGTCGATGCGCAAAGCGCACGCGCTCTTCACGTCGCTGGGGAACGTCCGCGGTCAAGCGGCGTGCGCGATCAACCTCGGGTTCGTCCAGCTCATGCGGAAAAATCCGGCCGCCGCGAGAGAGACATCGCTCGCCGCGCTCGACATCGCTCGCTCGATGCAGCACGCGCACTACGAGGCGTCGGCCCTTGCGAACCTCGGGCAGGCCGAGCGAGACCTCGGCGATCTCGCAGGCGCGATCGAGCACATGTCGGCGTGCGTCGCGATCCGGCGCGCGCGCGGCACGCCGGCCGACAATATCGACGACATCGTCAACCTCGCGTACGTGTACATGCTTGCCGGCGACCTCGACGCGGCCAAGCCGCTCGCCGACGAGATGCTGCCCGCGCTCGACTCGATGTCGACCGTCGTCTTCATGCCGCAATTCGCGCTTTGGATGGCCGCGCAGGTGTTCCGCGGCATCGGCGATCGCGAGCGCGCGAAGGCGATGCTCGAGAAGGCGCACGAGGCGGTCGAGAAGCAGGCGGCGCTGATCGCTTCAGCGACCGAGCGCTCGTGCTTCTTGGATCTCGAAACGCACCGCGAGATCGGGGCAGCGTACGCGCGAAAGCGCTGGCCGGCGCTCGATGCCTCTGTTGATGGCCTGAAGAACGGCGGCAGGGGTCGTGCCGTGCGCGTTCCGGTGAAAGCGGTCGACGATGGGCGTTGATGCCGGCGGCCCGGGTTCGCCATCAGCGTCGACGCAGCGCTGGTCGTGGGTCATCGTGTGGCTCATGGCCGCCTTCACCATCGTCACGAGCGTCTGGACGAGCCTCATTCCTGGCGGTCTCGTCGGCATCATCAACACGGTGCTGCTCGTCGCGTTCGCGCTCGTCCACGGCATCGCGGTCTACGGCGGGAGGACGATGTTCTGGTTGATCGTCGTGTGTCTGGTCGTCAGCAACGTCGCCGAGAACGTGAGCATCGTGACGGGATTCCCGTTCGGGCATTATCATTACACCGATGTGTTGGGCGTGAAGCTCTTCCTCGTGCCCGTGACGATCGGCGGCGCGTACTTCGGCGCCGGCTATCTCGCGTGGACGGTCGCGCTGGCTCTGCTCGGGCGCGCGGGCACTGCGTTGGATGGTTTTGCGCGCTGGGCCGTGCCGCTCGTCGCCGCCGTCTTGATGACGAGCTGGGATTTCATGCTCGACCCCACTGCCTCGACCATCAACAAGTGGTGGATATGGGAGCAGGGAGGCGGCTTTTTCGGCGTGCCGCTCTCGAACTATCTCGGGTGGCTCTTGACGGTGTTCGTGTTCTTCACGATCTTCTCGGCTGTCGTGGCGGCGCGGTTTCGCGGTCTGCAGGGCGCGACGCCCGCTTCGTTTTGGATCACAGCGGTTGCGATGTACGCGCTGCTCGGCGTGCGGTACGTGTTGCTGAATGCGCTTCCGTCGGCCGAGACGACGTACGTCGATGCAGCCGGACACGCGTGGCTCAAGCACGACATCTACGAAACGGCGGCGCTCTGCGCGATCTTCACCGTATTCGCGTTCTCGCTGCTCGCGGCGCTGCGATTGAAGGAGCCCGCACGTGGCTGAGGGGCCGACTGTGAAACAGACGACGAACGTCTTGGTCGAGCTTGACGGGCCGCTGGCGCGTCTCACGCTCAACCGGCCCGAGAAGCGCAACGCGCTGTCGCTCGAGACGATGGAAGAGCTGCTCGCCGGCCTTCGTCATATCGGCGATCTGCCGGAAGTGAAGGTCGTCATCTTAGGTGCGCGGGGCAGCGTGTTCTCCGCCGGCCACGACCTGAGCGAAATGGTAGATCGCGATCCGGAAGCGTATCGGCGCATCTTCGACGTCTGCGTCGAGATGATGGAGGCGATCCAGACGATACCGCAACCGGTGATCGCGTCGGTTCAGGGCCCGGCGACGGCCGCCGGCTGCCAGCTCGTCGCGACGTGCGATCTCGCCGTCGCCGTCGACACCGCCTGGTTCGCGACGCCCGGGGTGAAGATCGGGCTGTTCTGCTCGACGCCGATGGTCGCGGTCAGTCGCGCGATCGGCCGCAAGCGCACGATGGAGATGCTTCTGACCGGCGATCCGATGCCGGCGAGCGAGGCGAAGGAAGCCGGTCTCGTCAACCGCGTCGTGCCCGCAGGTCAGCTGGAGGCGGCTACCCGCGAGCTCGCCGAGAAGATCGCAGCCCTCAGCCCGACCGTCATCGGCCTGGGGAAGCAGGCGTTCTACAAGCAGATCGATTTGCCGCAGCACGAAGCGTACGCGTATACGGCCGAGGTGATGGCGTTCAACGCCGCACTCGCCGACGCGCATGAGGGCATCACGGCGTTCCTCGAAAAGCGGAAGCCGGACTGGCGCCAGACCCGGCAGCAGCCCTAGAACTCTGTCCCCCGGCTAGGCTTTTCCCGAAATTCATCGGCCAGACTCTTGACAGGGAGGGTTAGTTTGTTGTATTAGTCAAATGACTAATACGCGCGCCCAACCCGGTGGCTAAGGAGGCACACCCCGATGGCGACTCAGACGCAAGCCCAACCCTCGACCAGATCCAAGACCTACGTGCTCGAAGGCACGCTGCTCGAAGCCTGTTCCTGCCGGACGCTGTGCCGCTGCTGGATCGGGGAAGACCCCGATCACGGCTCGTGCGACGCGTTCAACGCCTATCACATCGACAAAGGCGAGATCAATGGCATCGACGTTTCGGGATTGACGTACGTCCAGGTCGTCAAGATCCCCGGCAACGTGCTGGTGCCCAAGAGCTGGCGGCGGGTGACGTACGTCGACGCGGCCGCGACCGAAGCGCAGCGCAACGCGATCCTTGACGCCTGGCACGGCCGGCTCGGCGGACCGCTCGCAGACCTCAACGGCCTCATCGGCGAGGACATCGCGACCCACACGCTACCGATCGAGCACGCGCTCAAGGGCGGCGAGGGGACGATCTCGGTCGGCGACAAGGTGCGCGCGACGATGGCCCCCTACAAGAGCGCGTACGGCGCAGTCACGACGCTGCGCGACAGCGCCTTTAGCACGATCGCCGGCGCGCCCGCCTACGTGTCGAAGGCGTCCGAGCACGTCGTCAACATCCCCGAGCACGGCATGGTGTGGTCGTTCAAGGACTGCAACGCCATTCAGGGCGACTTCCGGTTCGAAGGCTGACGGATCGTGATCGCCCCAAACGCGATAGGCCCAAACACGAAAGAAGAAGGGGGCGGTCGAGATTTATCTCGACCGCCACGGCCCCCCCAATTCGATGGAAAAGGGAGCGGTCGAGATTTATCTCGACCGCCACGGTCCTTCCAATTCGATGGAAAAGGGAGCGGTCGAGATTTATCTCGACCGCCACGGCCTAGCCAGTCCGAAAGCTCGTCTTCGGTCGAGCTAAAGCTCGACCGCTACAAGAACGCGGCGTCGAAAAGGCGATCGTCGGTCGTGCCGATGCTCGGCGGCGTTGTCGCGGCGGCATGGATGGTCGCGATATGGGCCGAGATGAGCGGTGCTGCAACGCAAGTCCATCATCACGCGCTCTACGAGAGCGGCCGCCCGTTCTGGCTCGCTGCCCTCATCCTCGTGATCGCCTGGCAAGTCATGACCGCGGCGATGATGCTGCCCTCGTCGCTCGGCTTCATGAAGATGTACGCTGCCGCGGCCGCGGGGGCACCCGGTTTCGGCCGCGCGCTTGCGGCGCTGCTCCTCGGCTATTTCGGTGTCTGGTCGGTGTTCGCGCTCGTCGCGTTCGCCGGCGACATGCAGCTCCACAGGCTCGTCGACGCATGGCCGTGGCTCGGAGCGCACGCGCAGGTGATCCCAGCGGGCACGCTCGCGTTCGCAGCGATCTACCAATTCACACCGCTCAAAGATGCATGCCTGAAAGCGTGCCGTCATCCGGGTGCGTACCTGATGCGGCACTACAAGCGGGGCACGGTCAACGGATTGCGGATCGGCCTCGGTCACGCGGCGTTCTGCGTCGGCTGCTGTTGGGCGCTCATGCTCGTCATGTTCGCGGCCGGCGTCGCCCATCTCGCGTGGATGGGCGTGCTCGGCGCGATCATGCTCGTGGAGAAGGGCGTGCGCGGCGGCGACCGGATCGTCGCGCCCGTCGGCTTCGCGCTCGCCGTACTCGCAGCGATTGCGTTGTTCGTGCCGGGCGCGGTACCAGGGATATGACGGCCCGCTGCGCGTAGTCGCAGCGGAGGAGGATTACGACGATCAAAGCATCGCAACGCGCGCGCATCGGCGTCACGCAGGCGCGCGAAGAGGCGGAACAGGCGCTGCTCGACGCGGCCGAAAGGCTGCTCGTGAGCATCGGCTACGCGAACATCACGACCCGCAAGCTCGCAGAAGAAGCGGGCGTCAACCACGGCCTCGTCCACTACTACTTCGGATCGATGCAGGAGCTGCTGCTGCAGATGCTCGAGCGCTTCACCGACAGGCTCATCGAGCGTCAGCGCGCGATGTACGCGGCGCCCGGCCCGTTCATCGACAAGTGGCGGGCGGCGATGGGCTTTCTCGAAGACGATGCGGCGAGTGGCTACGCGAAGGTGTGGTTCGAGCTTCAGGCGCTCGGGTGGAACGATCCGAGCATCCGCAAGCGCGTCGCGCAAGTCAACCTCGCGTGGTGGCGCGTCGTCACCGACGCATTCGAGAAGGCGTACGACGAATACG includes the following:
- a CDS encoding alkaline phosphatase family protein, whose amino-acid sequence is MRSSTGLSFICAVALAITLAACGGGGGGSQSVLGGPHPSPSPSPTGNPLSRIQHIVIIELENRSFDSYFGTYPGVNGIPPNPNCNPDPKTGQCILPWHNSNLINYGGPHSTNDMYKDIDGGKLDGFIESAESGFGGFEDPSPDDVMGYHTCAEIPVYCNLAAANTLADNHFAASNTWSAIAHLYLVSAWSAKCVSSDPMSCAYSGNVTLGADDLAWTDITWLLHKNNVSWKFYAFKLAGNGQLGPFNRQNDGEEPEAVGVKTGTGAPATDWNPLPDFDDVNQDGELGNIVPGGNFPLDAKAGLLPSVAWVTPGFADSDHPAESIQGGQTFVTDMLRALDKGPDASSTIVLLTWDEWGGFYDHVIPVQIDQGGYGFRTPLIIIGPMVRHGFIDHQLLTSDSYLKLIEDRFLGGQRLDPTTDGRPDSRPDVRETQPGLGDIINDLTN
- a CDS encoding AAA family ATPase, which produces MGTSPAAAPLRIYLLGQPRFEAAGAPYRFTAPPKALPLLALLVLRRVAPVPREKIAFTIWEDETEEDARANLRRHIYHLQRALPPPPRASSPWVVSDGDSIQWNPESGASTDVDDFERLASSERDRAAAVELYGGDLLEGSYDEWLFADRDRLRNLYHSILAELVVECRGRRDLQRAAGYAQRILNSDPWREDAVRHLMAVRYESGDRAGAIAAYQQFDRRLRDEMGVEPMQDTVALRDLIMHNEPLPSVLLPTGAPASLSGMSRVDDDEGSRGASSSPLLPFVGRDDEMERLRMSWSRAARGRGRIVLIGGEAGIGKSRLAGEFALQAQAQGGRVLMGTTTYPEGKPFQAIADALRGAASLLVALDIAPIWLGVATQAVPELRVRKSDLPTPPDVEPAHERMRLFEAFAVCFEALAKQRPLVVILEDLHWAGEATIAALQFIVRRLAQQPVLVIATYREEDAPRVHPLRRMRRELQEENILFTLAPTPLGRDHVADLLGRIGASSGAAIAPESEAGALRERCAGNPLFLNELIQGMREHGGGAGGAGAGAGAALPVTTRQAIAQRVSRLDDRARAVAEIAAVIGQGFDVDLVSDVSGWSENDVLDGLSQLIDRRIVKESGRRSGYAYAFTHHLVQDTIYGQIADDARSTRHRRVARALEETFPERIGELAAEIARHRELGLEPEAAATAYLTAARRAFDVYAYDEALIHLDRCVRLDSAGTLRREALGLRETIRSRSGLRQAQREDLDALERLAAESGDPVFVCDVLRRSIFYARAVGEPEREGALVEEFAALAAASGDKRVRAESLVTKAAYAALVGDHDLGMSAATEALGMYQELGDAAGQWDAQCRRFEIEASTGGFETTMTMLGELRKIVAVTGDRYLLVRALTSATHAAIASQHYEACLELAAEARDLFKRIGDRDAEADVVMHEASALNRMSQFEQARRRYEEAAALYASIGRRQGLAAVAVNSGLVSVHLGLLDEAEESMRKAHALFTSLGNVRGQAACAINLGFVQLMRKNPAAARETSLAALDIARSMQHAHYEASALANLGQAERDLGDLAGAIEHMSACVAIRRARGTPADNIDDIVNLAYVYMLAGDLDAAKPLADEMLPALDSMSTVVFMPQFALWMAAQVFRGIGDRERAKAMLEKAHEAVEKQAALIASATERSCFLDLETHREIGAAYARKRWPALDASVDGLKNGGRGRAVRVPVKAVDDGR
- a CDS encoding carotenoid biosynthesis protein, giving the protein MGVDAGGPGSPSASTQRWSWVIVWLMAAFTIVTSVWTSLIPGGLVGIINTVLLVAFALVHGIAVYGGRTMFWLIVVCLVVSNVAENVSIVTGFPFGHYHYTDVLGVKLFLVPVTIGGAYFGAGYLAWTVALALLGRAGTALDGFARWAVPLVAAVLMTSWDFMLDPTASTINKWWIWEQGGGFFGVPLSNYLGWLLTVFVFFTIFSAVVAARFRGLQGATPASFWITAVAMYALLGVRYVLLNALPSAETTYVDAAGHAWLKHDIYETAALCAIFTVFAFSLLAALRLKEPARG
- a CDS encoding enoyl-CoA hydratase, coding for MKQTTNVLVELDGPLARLTLNRPEKRNALSLETMEELLAGLRHIGDLPEVKVVILGARGSVFSAGHDLSEMVDRDPEAYRRIFDVCVEMMEAIQTIPQPVIASVQGPATAAGCQLVATCDLAVAVDTAWFATPGVKIGLFCSTPMVAVSRAIGRKRTMEMLLTGDPMPASEAKEAGLVNRVVPAGQLEAATRELAEKIAALSPTVIGLGKQAFYKQIDLPQHEAYAYTAEVMAFNAALADAHEGITAFLEKRKPDWRQTRQQP
- a CDS encoding DUF1326 domain-containing protein: MATQTQAQPSTRSKTYVLEGTLLEACSCRTLCRCWIGEDPDHGSCDAFNAYHIDKGEINGIDVSGLTYVQVVKIPGNVLVPKSWRRVTYVDAAATEAQRNAILDAWHGRLGGPLADLNGLIGEDIATHTLPIEHALKGGEGTISVGDKVRATMAPYKSAYGAVTTLRDSAFSTIAGAPAYVSKASEHVVNIPEHGMVWSFKDCNAIQGDFRFEG
- a CDS encoding DUF2182 domain-containing protein, which produces MLGGVVAAAWMVAIWAEMSGAATQVHHHALYESGRPFWLAALILVIAWQVMTAAMMLPSSLGFMKMYAAAAAGAPGFGRALAALLLGYFGVWSVFALVAFAGDMQLHRLVDAWPWLGAHAQVIPAGTLAFAAIYQFTPLKDACLKACRHPGAYLMRHYKRGTVNGLRIGLGHAAFCVGCCWALMLVMFAAGVAHLAWMGVLGAIMLVEKGVRGGDRIVAPVGFALAVLAAIALFVPGAVPGI
- a CDS encoding helix-turn-helix domain-containing protein; this encodes MLDAAERLLVSIGYANITTRKLAEEAGVNHGLVHYYFGSMQELLLQMLERFTDRLIERQRAMYAAPGPFIDKWRAAMGFLEDDAASGYAKVWFELQALGWNDPSIRKRVAQVNLAWWRVVTDAFEKAYDEYGIDRKQYPLEAIVALVSTFNQGMHLEVLSGISHGHRALLDLIDGWLVRQEKQRRRKR